A single region of the Pontimicrobium sp. SW4 genome encodes:
- a CDS encoding amidohydrolase, producing the protein MKNTLNIAIIQSDLTWEKPEDNRVHFTNKIDSIKEPVDVILLPEMFTSGFTMHPKHVYETMEGTTIQWMQKLAIKKQAAIGGSLVIKENDVFYNRFVFVKPNSSIDTYDKRHTFTLAGENKVYKAGAKKVIIDYKGWKLCPLVCYDLRFPVWARNVENYDVLFYVANWPKPRIDAWDTLLKARAIENMSYCVGVNRVGLDNNNHEYSGHSAAYDGLGTQLTSLEDEKEGIEIVLLDKKHLSTIRNKLKFLDDRDRFTVK; encoded by the coding sequence ATGAAAAACACATTAAACATAGCAATTATTCAATCGGATCTAACTTGGGAAAAGCCAGAAGACAATAGAGTACATTTTACAAATAAAATAGACTCTATTAAAGAGCCTGTTGATGTAATACTTTTACCAGAAATGTTTACTTCTGGATTTACTATGCATCCTAAGCATGTTTATGAGACTATGGAAGGGACGACCATACAATGGATGCAAAAACTTGCCATTAAAAAACAAGCAGCCATTGGAGGCAGTCTAGTAATAAAAGAAAATGATGTTTTTTACAATCGTTTCGTTTTTGTAAAACCAAATAGCTCAATTGATACTTATGACAAACGTCACACGTTTACTTTAGCTGGAGAAAATAAAGTCTATAAAGCTGGGGCAAAAAAAGTAATTATTGATTATAAAGGCTGGAAACTTTGTCCTTTAGTATGTTACGATTTACGTTTCCCAGTTTGGGCAAGAAACGTAGAAAACTATGATGTGCTTTTTTATGTTGCTAATTGGCCAAAACCTCGAATTGATGCATGGGATACCTTGCTTAAAGCACGTGCTATAGAAAACATGAGTTATTGCGTTGGTGTAAATCGTGTTGGATTAGACAACAATAACCATGAATATTCTGGACATTCGGCTGCTTATGATGGCTTAGGAACACAACTAACATCTTTAGAAGATGAAAAAGAAGGTATAGAGATAGTTCTTTTAGATAAAAAACATCTATCTACAATTAGAAATAAACTGAAGTTTTTAGATGATAGAGACCGTTTTACTGTAAAATAA
- a CDS encoding methionine aminotransferase — MNHQSKLPNLETTIFSVMSALAHKHKAINLSQGFPDFKGDQKLIDLVSAYMNAGYNYYAPMPGVFKLREAIAKKYDDLYSSTYNPDNEITITAGATQAIYTAITAFIRPGDEVIVFRPAYDCYIPSIELNGGKAISIQLHKPDYEIDWNNVAKAINNNTKMIIINTPHNPSGTVFSKEDMLQLQKLTNNTNIIVLSDEVYEHIIFDGEQHQSVCLFPELKSRSFITASFGKTFHNTGWKTGYCCAPKDLMDEFVKVHQFNVFSVNHPIQLALAEYLKEPNHYLELSSLFQEKRDFFLNLIKDSRFTFTPSKGTYFQALNYSNISDESDYDLAIRLTEEYGIASIPISVFNHNKLDEKMLRFCFAKTDDTLKRGAEILCNI, encoded by the coding sequence ATGAACCATCAATCCAAACTTCCAAATTTAGAAACCACCATTTTCTCTGTTATGAGTGCATTAGCTCATAAACACAAGGCTATTAATTTATCACAAGGTTTTCCAGATTTTAAAGGTGACCAAAAGTTAATAGATTTAGTAAGTGCCTATATGAATGCTGGCTATAATTATTATGCACCAATGCCTGGAGTTTTTAAATTACGAGAAGCTATTGCAAAAAAATACGATGACCTTTATAGCTCAACTTACAATCCAGACAATGAAATAACGATTACAGCAGGTGCTACACAGGCCATTTATACAGCTATTACTGCGTTTATTAGGCCTGGAGACGAAGTGATTGTGTTTCGTCCAGCTTATGATTGTTATATTCCATCAATTGAGCTTAATGGTGGAAAAGCCATCTCTATTCAATTGCATAAACCTGATTATGAAATTGATTGGAACAATGTTGCTAAGGCCATTAATAATAACACCAAAATGATTATTATTAACACGCCTCACAATCCAAGTGGTACTGTATTTTCAAAAGAGGATATGCTACAGTTACAAAAGCTAACCAATAACACAAACATTATTGTGTTAAGTGATGAAGTGTATGAACATATTATTTTTGATGGTGAACAACATCAAAGCGTGTGCTTATTTCCTGAGTTAAAATCGCGTAGTTTTATTACAGCGTCATTTGGTAAAACATTCCATAATACTGGATGGAAAACTGGGTATTGTTGTGCGCCTAAAGACTTAATGGATGAGTTTGTAAAAGTGCATCAGTTTAATGTGTTTAGCGTAAATCATCCTATTCAATTAGCTTTGGCTGAGTATTTAAAAGAGCCTAATCATTATCTTGAATTATCTAGCCTTTTTCAAGAAAAAAGAGATTTTTTTTTGAATTTAATTAAAGACTCTCGATTCACTTTTACGCCATCAAAAGGCACTTATTTTCAAGCATTAAATTATTCAAATATTTCTGATGAAAGTGATTATGATTTAGCCATTAGACTTACTGAAGAATATGGAATTGCGTCCATTCCTATTTCGGTATTTAATCATAACAAGTTAGACGAAAAAATGTTGCGTTTTTGCTTTGCAAAAACTGATGATACTTTAAAAAGAGGTGCAGAAATATTGTGTAATATTTAG
- a CDS encoding efflux RND transporter periplasmic adaptor subunit: protein MKHIYSILFLLVILSCGNNEKETEVSIESQNYPEEIIVSKSQFESENMELGELSLQEFNETVVTTGFIDVPPSSKASVTTFMPGYIKNAPLLVGNEVRKGQLLVTLENPEYVELQQNYLEVSNQLKYLKSEFERQSTLYKENITSQKNYLKAESSYKSNLAHYNGLKQNLKMLNINPLDVENGKVSSTINLYAPIKGSITKVNVSNGSYVSSSTEILEIVNTEHIHLELMVFEKDVLKIDKGQPINFKTPEASSEVFKADVHLVGTSIDPINRTIKVHGHIEDDEQTSFVTGMFVEAQIITGSSNLNALPKTAVTEIEGTYYALIVSKKGEEEYIFEKIEVEVGKQTEDFIEVLNTKKFIEKQFLTKGTFMLYLEENK, encoded by the coding sequence ATGAAACACATATATAGCATTTTATTTTTACTAGTCATTTTGTCTTGTGGGAATAATGAAAAAGAAACAGAGGTTAGTATAGAAAGTCAAAATTATCCAGAAGAGATTATTGTTTCAAAATCACAATTTGAATCTGAAAACATGGAGCTTGGAGAATTGTCTTTGCAAGAGTTTAATGAAACTGTAGTAACAACTGGTTTTATAGATGTACCGCCATCTAGTAAAGCAAGCGTTACTACATTTATGCCTGGATACATTAAAAACGCACCTCTTTTAGTTGGTAATGAAGTCAGAAAAGGGCAATTATTAGTAACGTTAGAAAATCCAGAATATGTAGAGTTACAACAAAACTATTTAGAAGTTTCTAATCAACTTAAATATTTAAAATCAGAGTTTGAGAGACAATCAACTTTGTATAAAGAGAACATCACCTCTCAAAAAAATTATTTAAAAGCCGAAAGTAGTTACAAAAGTAATTTGGCGCATTATAATGGTTTAAAGCAAAATTTAAAAATGTTGAATATTAATCCATTAGATGTTGAAAACGGGAAGGTCTCATCAACAATTAACTTATACGCACCAATTAAAGGCTCAATTACGAAAGTAAATGTAAGTAACGGTTCTTATGTGTCTTCATCTACTGAAATACTTGAAATTGTAAATACGGAACACATCCATTTAGAATTAATGGTTTTTGAAAAGGATGTCTTAAAGATAGATAAAGGACAGCCAATTAATTTTAAAACACCTGAAGCCTCAAGCGAAGTTTTTAAAGCAGATGTACATTTAGTTGGAACATCTATAGACCCAATTAACAGAACCATAAAAGTACATGGTCATATAGAAGATGATGAACAAACATCTTTTGTTACAGGAATGTTTGTTGAAGCTCAAATAATTACAGGATCATCTAATCTAAATGCTTTGCCAAAAACAGCAGTTACAGAAATTGAAGGCACATATTATGCTTTAATAGTTAGTAAAAAGGGTGAAGAAGAATACATTTTTGAAAAAATAGAAGTTGAAGTAGGAAAGCAAACTGAAGATTTTATAGAGGTTTTAAACACAAAAAAATTTATTGAGAAGCAATTTCTTACTAAAGGGACTTTTATGCTCTATCTGGAGGAGAATAAGTAA
- a CDS encoding Ig-like domain-containing protein has product MRNFFSNLSLSLVICLVLFNCANRGTPSGGEKDVLPPEIVKSVPENNSVNFNSKEIKIYFNEYIKLNDLQKQLIISPPMEPAPEITPLGLASKYITIKIQDTLQENTTYAINFGTSIVDNNEGNPYPYYRYVFSTGSYIDSLSIGGFVKNSLEREPDDFVSVMLYEVNDTFNDSIIYKQKPKYITNTLDSVTTYKLENLKAGKYLMIALKEENGNYTFQQKTDKIAFKKEFITVPSDSVYELNLFKEVPDFKAVRPSLVSGNKIAFGYEGDAKNMSIELLSQAPLDYKTIITKEVDKDTLNYWYKPNFEVDSLMFKVSKVDYEETFKVNIRDLKKDTLIIKPIESRALKLTEDFQLQGSTPFETINESKITILDKDSIKVPFAVTLDKFNNIYKLSFDKTEENTYKMKMLPGAFTDFFEDRNDTLNFNVRTKAEIDYGEIRVNLQNATYPVIVQLVDQRGEIKVEQYAEDASKPIDFLSLNPGKYFIRVIFDSNKNGKYDSGNYLKKLQPERVSHDTKEIEVRAFSEQIVTFILQ; this is encoded by the coding sequence ATGCGCAATTTTTTTTCGAATTTATCTCTTTCGCTTGTTATTTGTTTGGTGCTGTTTAATTGTGCAAATCGAGGCACTCCTTCAGGTGGAGAAAAAGATGTATTGCCGCCAGAAATAGTTAAATCTGTTCCTGAAAATAATTCAGTAAACTTTAATTCTAAGGAAATAAAAATATACTTCAACGAATATATTAAACTTAATGACCTACAGAAGCAGTTAATTATTTCACCTCCAATGGAGCCAGCACCAGAGATTACACCTTTGGGTTTAGCAAGTAAATATATTACTATTAAAATTCAAGATACGTTACAAGAAAACACGACTTATGCCATTAATTTTGGAACAAGTATTGTAGATAATAACGAAGGCAATCCTTATCCATATTATCGTTATGTGTTTTCGACAGGAAGTTATATCGATTCTTTGAGTATAGGTGGTTTTGTTAAAAATTCTTTAGAAAGAGAACCTGACGATTTTGTGTCCGTTATGCTTTATGAAGTGAATGATACTTTTAACGATTCAATAATATATAAACAAAAACCTAAATATATAACTAATACACTCGATAGTGTTACTACTTATAAATTGGAGAATTTAAAAGCTGGTAAGTATTTAATGATTGCTTTAAAAGAAGAAAATGGGAACTATACTTTTCAGCAAAAAACTGATAAAATAGCATTTAAAAAGGAATTTATTACTGTGCCATCGGATTCTGTTTATGAACTCAATTTATTTAAGGAGGTGCCAGATTTTAAAGCAGTAAGACCTAGTCTTGTTTCTGGAAATAAGATTGCTTTTGGATATGAAGGTGATGCCAAAAATATGAGCATTGAGTTATTATCTCAAGCGCCATTAGATTATAAAACTATTATTACTAAAGAGGTAGATAAAGACACTCTTAATTATTGGTACAAGCCTAATTTTGAAGTAGATTCCTTAATGTTTAAAGTTTCTAAAGTAGATTATGAAGAGACTTTTAAAGTAAATATAAGAGATCTTAAAAAAGACACTTTAATTATCAAGCCAATAGAATCTAGAGCATTAAAACTCACTGAAGATTTTCAATTACAAGGATCTACTCCTTTTGAAACAATTAATGAAAGTAAGATAACTATCCTTGATAAAGACTCTATTAAAGTGCCTTTTGCAGTTACATTAGATAAGTTTAATAATATTTATAAGTTAAGTTTTGACAAAACCGAAGAAAACACTTATAAAATGAAGATGCTACCAGGTGCGTTTACTGATTTTTTTGAAGACAGAAATGACACGCTTAATTTTAATGTCCGTACAAAAGCTGAAATAGATTATGGTGAAATACGCGTTAATTTGCAAAACGCTACTTATCCAGTAATTGTGCAATTGGTTGACCAAAGAGGTGAAATTAAAGTAGAACAATATGCAGAAGATGCTTCAAAACCAATAGATTTTTTAAGTTTAAATCCTGGAAAATATTTTATTAGAGTGATTTTTGATTCCAATAAGAACGGAAAATATGATTCAGGGAATTATTTAAAGAAATTACAACCAGAACGTGTGAGTCACGATACAAAAGAGATTGAAGTTAGAGCTTTTTCGGAGCAAATAGTAACGTTTATTTTACAGTAA
- a CDS encoding glycine--tRNA ligase, whose product MANQDDKFKKVISHAKEYGYVFQSSEIYDGLSAVYDYAQNGVELKKNIRDYWWKAMVQMHENIVGLDAAIFMHPTTWKASGHVDAFNDPLIDNKDSKKRYRADVLIEDYCAKIETKIDKEITKAAKRFGDAFNKEEFVSTNGRVLGYQEKINTILSRMAKSLENEDLADVKALIEELEIADPLTGSKNWTDVKQFNLMFGTKLGASADSAMDLYLRPETAQGIFVNFLNVQKTGRMKIPFGIAQTGKAFRNEIVARQFIFRMREFEQMEMQFFVKPGTQKEWYEIWKENRLKWHLSLGMGKDNYRFHDHEKLAHYADAAADIEFKFPFGFKELEGIHSRTDFDLKAHEEHSGKKLQYFDHEDNKNYVPYVVETSIGLDRMFLAVFSNSLQEEELENGTTRTVLKLPSVLAPTKAAILPLVKKDGLPEVARKIVDDLKWDFSVDYDEKDAVGRRYRRQDANGTPFCITVDHDTLEDNTVTIRHRDTMEQKRVKIEELRNIIKQEVDVKSWLMKM is encoded by the coding sequence ATGGCAAATCAAGACGATAAATTCAAAAAAGTAATATCTCACGCAAAAGAGTATGGTTATGTATTTCAAAGTAGCGAAATATATGATGGTTTAAGTGCCGTTTACGACTATGCACAAAATGGCGTTGAGCTTAAAAAAAATATACGTGATTATTGGTGGAAAGCCATGGTACAAATGCACGAGAATATTGTAGGGTTAGATGCTGCCATATTTATGCATCCAACTACTTGGAAAGCGTCAGGGCATGTTGATGCATTTAACGACCCTTTAATTGACAATAAAGATTCTAAAAAGCGTTATCGTGCTGATGTGTTGATTGAAGACTATTGTGCTAAAATTGAGACCAAAATCGACAAAGAAATTACCAAAGCAGCTAAACGTTTTGGTGATGCTTTTAATAAAGAAGAATTTGTTTCAACTAACGGAAGAGTTTTAGGCTATCAAGAAAAAATAAATACCATTCTATCAAGAATGGCAAAGTCTTTAGAAAATGAAGATTTAGCAGATGTAAAAGCTTTAATTGAAGAACTAGAGATTGCTGACCCATTAACGGGAAGCAAAAATTGGACCGACGTTAAGCAGTTTAATTTAATGTTTGGAACTAAACTTGGTGCTTCTGCTGATAGTGCTATGGATTTATACTTACGCCCTGAAACTGCACAAGGTATTTTCGTGAACTTTTTGAATGTTCAAAAAACGGGGCGTATGAAAATTCCGTTTGGAATTGCTCAAACAGGAAAAGCCTTTAGAAACGAAATCGTAGCGCGCCAATTTATTTTTAGAATGCGTGAATTTGAGCAAATGGAAATGCAGTTTTTTGTAAAACCAGGCACCCAAAAAGAATGGTATGAAATATGGAAAGAAAATAGACTTAAGTGGCATTTATCTCTTGGAATGGGTAAAGACAATTACCGTTTTCATGACCATGAAAAACTAGCACATTATGCTGATGCAGCAGCAGATATCGAATTTAAATTCCCATTTGGGTTTAAAGAATTAGAAGGCATCCATTCTCGTACAGATTTCGATTTAAAAGCCCATGAAGAGCATTCTGGAAAGAAGCTACAATATTTCGATCATGAAGATAACAAAAACTACGTGCCTTATGTAGTAGAAACGTCTATTGGTTTAGATAGAATGTTTTTAGCAGTTTTTTCCAATTCATTACAAGAAGAAGAATTAGAAAATGGCACCACGAGGACTGTTTTAAAATTACCAAGTGTTTTAGCACCGACAAAAGCAGCTATTTTGCCATTGGTTAAAAAGGATGGTTTACCTGAGGTAGCTCGTAAAATTGTAGACGATTTAAAATGGGATTTCTCAGTTGATTACGATGAAAAAGATGCTGTCGGAAGACGTTACAGACGTCAAGATGCAAACGGAACACCATTTTGTATTACAGTAGATCACGATACATTAGAGGACAACACAGTCACTATAAGACATCGTGATACTATGGAGCAAAAACGAGTTAAAATTGAAGAATTACGCAACATCATAAAACAAGAGGTAGATGTGAAATCTTGGTTGATGAAAATGTAA
- a CDS encoding TraB/GumN family protein, translated as MRQSLNILVFLAISQLAISQNTILWKVTDTINNKTSFLVGTFHQFGNSFVDSIPEIKESLLSSELAVFESIDNIEKTREMIQRRKSSFEIEERIKKKDLKKLKAIAKNWKVDLYKLKPLEIRWKLQQEFQKTKCKTTKPTDKFDHFDNYLQYIAEENKIEILGLETDSLQLSLIEKENKNPNWKKERKNISAWINQMTTDKPNMNNCELAKKYRSFELDYQFERECESDILILQRNDNWMKTLPNLLNTKNTFIAVGYLHLKKKCGILEQLKSKGFVVDPIKI; from the coding sequence ATGAGACAATCATTAAACATTTTGGTTTTTTTGGCAATTTCGCAATTAGCGATAAGTCAAAACACAATTCTTTGGAAAGTAACTGACACCATAAATAATAAAACCTCTTTTCTGGTTGGTACTTTTCATCAATTCGGAAATTCATTTGTTGATTCAATTCCTGAAATTAAAGAATCGCTTTTAAGCTCAGAACTTGCTGTTTTTGAATCAATTGACAACATTGAAAAAACAAGAGAAATGATCCAACGGAGAAAATCGTCTTTCGAAATTGAAGAGAGAATAAAGAAAAAGGATCTTAAAAAACTTAAAGCAATTGCAAAAAATTGGAAAGTTGATTTGTATAAACTAAAGCCATTAGAAATTAGATGGAAACTACAACAAGAGTTTCAAAAAACTAAATGTAAAACAACCAAGCCAACTGATAAATTTGATCATTTTGACAATTACCTACAATACATTGCTGAAGAAAACAAAATAGAGATTTTAGGCTTAGAAACTGATAGTTTACAATTAAGTCTAATCGAAAAAGAAAATAAAAACCCAAACTGGAAAAAAGAAAGGAAAAATATTAGTGCTTGGATTAACCAAATGACAACTGATAAACCAAATATGAATAATTGCGAACTTGCAAAAAAATACAGAAGTTTTGAATTAGATTACCAGTTTGAAAGGGAATGTGAATCTGATATATTAATTCTACAAAGGAATGATAATTGGATGAAAACATTACCAAATTTATTAAACACAAAGAACACTTTTATTGCTGTTGGATATTTACATTTAAAAAAGAAATGTGGAATTCTTGAACAATTGAAAAGTAAAGGATTTGTAGTAGACCCAATTAAAATATAG
- a CDS encoding histidine kinase, protein MLFIFVSLFVFSDYYWAQNPFLQYLFILVVIVYSNNLFLLPYFVKRKLYVLYIFVFVAISFLATQLYCNVFAQCGCSFMKCLSDYLWQTLVPLIFFSFIWMLYRFIAEQEDLEKVKKEHTEMELKFLKSQINPHVLFNNLNTIYSYSIENPKETPELILMLSDNLKHVLYESNSETISIEKELHFLDNYIKFQKIRTEGVKHINYNKVIDSENYQIAPLMLITIIENAFKHSTLNSSIDISINIKNGVLYFNCSNDYDSKKIDEDTFKIGLQNLEKRLELIYKDRYEFTIVKETQFKVHLKLHLQ, encoded by the coding sequence ATGCTTTTTATATTTGTGTCTTTGTTTGTTTTTTCAGATTATTATTGGGCGCAAAATCCGTTTTTACAATACTTGTTTATTTTGGTGGTTATTGTATACTCAAACAATCTGTTTTTACTGCCTTATTTTGTAAAACGTAAACTCTACGTACTATACATTTTTGTGTTTGTTGCCATTTCTTTTCTTGCCACACAGCTATATTGCAATGTGTTTGCGCAATGTGGCTGCTCGTTTATGAAATGCTTGAGTGACTATTTATGGCAAACCTTAGTCCCTTTGATTTTCTTCTCATTTATTTGGATGCTCTATCGTTTTATCGCTGAACAAGAAGACCTTGAAAAGGTAAAAAAAGAGCATACAGAAATGGAATTGAAATTTCTAAAATCACAAATTAATCCGCATGTATTGTTTAATAACTTGAATACCATTTACTCATATTCTATTGAAAACCCAAAAGAAACACCTGAGCTTATTTTAATGCTGTCGGACAATCTTAAACATGTGTTATATGAAAGCAACTCTGAGACTATTTCAATTGAAAAAGAGCTGCATTTTTTAGATAATTATATCAAGTTTCAAAAAATTAGAACTGAAGGTGTTAAGCATATAAATTATAACAAGGTTATAGATTCAGAAAACTATCAAATTGCACCTTTAATGCTCATTACCATCATTGAAAATGCTTTTAAGCATAGTACGCTTAATAGTTCTATAGATATTAGCATCAACATTAAAAATGGTGTTTTATATTTTAATTGTAGCAATGACTATGATAGTAAAAAAATTGATGAAGACACTTTTAAAATCGGACTTCAAAATCTTGAAAAACGCTTAGAACTTATTTATAAAGACAGGTATGAATTTACCATTGTTAAGGAAACGCAATTCAAAGTGCATTTAAAACTCCATTTACAATGA
- a CDS encoding DUF3575 domain-containing protein — MKKPILLLTLLCTIMSFSQEVNDNFDTSKRDELKLNMTNLIGFKWLDVGYERIINEESSFGVGTLISLGDDYDTGLDEYRTFSITPYYRHFFSKKYAQGFFVEAFGMLHSGKEETYVYYDELPNVYGEYNEDNYTDFAVGISAGAKFVTKRGFIAEIYLGIGRDLLGNSDIEVVGRGGIAIGYRF, encoded by the coding sequence ATGAAAAAACCAATTCTCTTACTTACGTTGCTTTGCACAATTATGTCTTTTTCACAAGAAGTAAATGATAATTTTGATACTTCAAAAAGAGATGAACTAAAATTAAATATGACAAACCTTATAGGCTTTAAGTGGCTAGATGTTGGTTATGAACGAATTATTAATGAAGAATCATCATTTGGTGTAGGAACACTTATTAGCTTAGGGGATGATTATGATACTGGATTAGATGAATATAGAACGTTTTCAATCACACCATATTATAGACATTTCTTTTCTAAAAAATATGCACAAGGATTTTTTGTAGAAGCTTTTGGTATGTTGCATTCTGGAAAAGAAGAAACCTATGTATATTATGATGAGTTACCAAATGTCTATGGAGAATATAATGAAGATAATTATACCGATTTTGCGGTTGGAATTTCAGCAGGTGCAAAATTTGTCACCAAACGAGGGTTTATTGCCGAAATATATTTAGGAATAGGAAGAGATTTACTTGGTAATAGTGATATTGAAGTTGTTGGTCGTGGTGGTATAGCTATTGGATATAGGTTTTAA
- a CDS encoding LytTR family DNA-binding domain-containing protein — protein sequence MNCIIIEDEIPAQKVLQSFIGKIPYLTLQNTFKAAIEANGYLNSNTVDIIFLDVNLPDISGIDFIKTVKNPPAIIMTTAYSEYAANSFELESIVDYLVKPFSFDRFLKAINRVKIKSEIATDTTHEDEKKSIFINVDKTHHKIILDDIIYIESDRNYLTVITTTQKLTYIDSLKNWTEKLCDEQFVQVHKSFIINSKKVDKVSGNIVFINNLQIPVGRTYKQELLRQLKIM from the coding sequence ATGAATTGCATCATTATAGAAGACGAAATACCTGCACAAAAGGTCTTGCAAAGTTTTATTGGTAAAATTCCTTACCTCACCTTGCAAAACACCTTTAAGGCTGCGATTGAAGCCAATGGATATCTTAACTCCAATACTGTAGATATTATCTTTCTTGACGTGAATTTGCCTGATATTTCTGGAATCGATTTTATAAAAACAGTTAAGAATCCACCAGCAATTATCATGACAACAGCCTATTCAGAGTATGCAGCAAATAGTTTTGAATTAGAAAGCATTGTGGATTATTTAGTGAAGCCTTTTTCGTTTGATAGGTTTTTAAAAGCTATCAATAGAGTGAAAATTAAATCTGAAATAGCAACAGACACTACTCATGAAGATGAAAAAAAATCCATTTTTATCAACGTAGATAAAACACATCACAAAATAATTTTAGATGATATTATTTATATAGAATCTGATAGAAATTATTTAACTGTGATTACAACCACTCAAAAACTCACCTATATAGACTCGCTTAAAAACTGGACAGAAAAACTCTGTGATGAACAGTTTGTACAAGTTCATAAATCGTTTATCATTAATAGCAAAAAGGTCGATAAGGTTTCTGGAAATATAGTGTTTATCAATAATCTACAAATTCCAGTTGGAAGAACTTATAAACAAGAATTATTAAGACAGCTAAAAATTATGTAA
- a CDS encoding ComF family protein — translation MLNLFFPKVCYACNNLLADNEAYVCTECRHNLPVTNYHFNDDNSVKKVLYGRVELENATALLHFHKKGMVQHLLHGLKYRGYEDIGAFLGKWLGEELKNIEAYKKVDAVIPVPLHKKKLRKRGYNQVEKFGKEIAQALDVPYIETVLKKTTSTKTQVFKERIARWNNNNEVFSCLNLDTIATKHILLVDDVITTGATVEACTNELLKANNVKISVATMAIA, via the coding sequence TTGTTGAACTTATTTTTTCCGAAAGTATGTTATGCTTGTAATAATTTGTTAGCAGATAATGAAGCTTATGTATGTACGGAATGTAGACATAATTTACCTGTGACCAATTATCATTTTAACGATGACAACTCTGTAAAAAAAGTACTTTATGGACGTGTTGAATTAGAAAATGCGACAGCACTTTTACATTTTCATAAAAAAGGAATGGTACAGCATTTATTACACGGTTTAAAGTATAGAGGTTATGAAGACATTGGTGCTTTTTTAGGAAAATGGCTTGGCGAAGAATTAAAAAACATTGAAGCTTATAAAAAAGTTGATGCAGTTATTCCAGTGCCTTTACACAAAAAGAAACTTAGAAAAAGAGGTTATAACCAAGTTGAAAAATTTGGAAAAGAAATTGCTCAAGCTTTAGATGTGCCATATATTGAAACTGTACTTAAAAAAACAACGTCTACTAAAACTCAAGTTTTTAAAGAACGTATAGCAAGATGGAATAATAACAACGAAGTATTTAGCTGTTTAAACCTTGACACCATTGCAACTAAACATATATTATTGGTGGATGATGTTATTACTACAGGAGCTACTGTTGAAGCTTGTACAAATGAGTTATTAAAAGCTAACAATGTTAAAATAAGCGTTGCTACTATGGCAATTGCTTAA